The DNA window CTTTATCGTCTTGATTGGATTAACCGTTTGGTCCTATAAAGATAACTTATCGCTAATTCCTTTGTTGGGATTGATTTGCTGTTTGTATATGATGGCAGAATTAAGTGTTTGGAACTGGATTTATTTCACTATTTGGTTGCTTATTGGACTCATTATTTACTTTAGTTTTAGCCGTAAAAACAGTAAATTAAATACCTAGTAAACGGTATTTTTTTGCAGTTGCACTTTAAAATAACAGCCGAGGATTTTGCTTTAAATTCTTGGCTGTTTTTATTTAAATCCGCGTTCATAATGCTTTTTTGGCAAAAGTATTTGATTATATTTGACGCAAATAAATTTGAAAGATGAAAGCATTAGAAAAAGGCAGTAAGAAATTGTTGAATGCGTGGGCGTTTTATGATTGGGCAAATTCGGTTTATCCTTTGGTCATTTCATCGGCGGTTTTTCCGATTTTTTTCGAATCTTTATTTTCGGATAGAAGTCATTATATCGAAGTTTTTGGGCTTAATTTGAAAAATTCGGCTTTAATCAGTTTTGTAACTGCAGCCGCTTTTCTAGTCGTTGCTTTTATTTCGCCCTTGCTTTCAGGTATTGCCGATTATGTTGGTAATAAAAAATCTTTTATGAAATTTTTCTGTTATATGGGGGCATTGTCCTGTATGGGTTTGCATTGGTTCAGCCTCGAAAATATTTATATAGGATTGTTTTTTTACTTTTTTGGTTTAGTAGGTTTTTGGGGCAGTTTGGTCTTTTATAATTCATATTTGCCCGATATAGCTTTTCCAGAGCAGCAGGATAAAATAAGTGCCAAAGGCTATTCTTTGGGTTATATTGGAAGCGTCGTTTTATTGATAGTCAACTTGGCAATGATTATGAAGCCATCTCTTTTTGGAATTTTGGGTTCGAGTGGCGAGGCGGCAATGAAAGCGATGCGTTATTCCTTCATTATGGTAGGTGTTTGGTGGATACTTTTCAGTCAATATACGTATTATTATTTGCCAAAAGGGAATAAAAACCAGAACCAAAAAGTGACCAAAGACACTATTTTCAATGGTTTCAAAGAATTGAAAAAAGTATGGGCATTACTAGAAGATAATTTGGCCCTAAAACGGTATTTAGGAAGTTTCTTTGTATACAGTATGGCGGTGCAAACCGTTATGATTGTGGCTACTTATTTTGGTGCACAAGAAATTGCTTGGTCGTCTAAGGAAGAAAGTACGACTGGCTTGATAATATGCATTTTATTGATACAATTGGTAGCGGTTTTAGGCGCTTTTTTAACCTCAAGGGCATCGGCTAAATTTGGAAATATTGCGACATTAATCGTAATAAATATTTTTTGGGTGTTGCTTTGCTCGGTAGCCTATTTCATCGTTTTGCCCTTGCATTTTTATATTATGGCGAGTTTAGTTGGTTTGGTTATGGGCGGTATTCAGTCTTTGTCTCGATCAACCTATTCTAAATTATTACCCGAAACCGAGGACACTGCTTCCTTTTTTAGTTTTTATGATGTTGCCGAGAAAATTGGAATAGTAATCGGGATGTGCGTGTATGGTATCATCGATCAAATTACGGGAAGTCCGAGATTTGCCATCGTTTTTTTAGCTGTATTTTTTATCATTGGTGTTCTTTTATTAAAAAGAATTCCTAAAAATAAAATGGTCAATTAGCTCTACACCCGAATAGAATAGCCTAAATTTTTCTTCGTACTATTTATGGCACAAAGATTGACTTATTGCAGTATATAAAAAACGATTATTTTTGTTACTGATTCATTTACAGCAAAATATAATCTTGTAATACTAACTTTGTTATGAAGAAGTTTCACTTTTTAATGACAAAAAGACTTATTTTATACTATGTCAAATCATAAAATACATACTCTTGACAATCTGTCACTACACGAATTTGATAGTGAAACCGAATTAATTCCATTATTGACGCCCGAAGACGAGGAAGAAATGAACAATGAAGATCTACCAGATACATTGTCTATTTTGCCTTTGCGAAATATGGTTTTGTTTCCCGGCGTGGTCATTCCGATTACAGCAGGACGCGATAAATCTATCAATTTAATCAATGATGCTTATGCTGCGGGGAAAATAATTGGTGTGGTTGCACAAAAGAACGAAGAAGTCGAAGATCCCAGCCAAAATGATATTTATTCCATTGGAACTGTAGCTCGGATTTTGCGTGTACTTAAAATGCCAGACGGCAATGTTACGGTTATTCTACAAGGGAAAAAAAGATTTCAAATAGATTCGATAGTTTCAGAAACTCCTTATATTACTTCCAATATTACGGCTGTTGCTGAGAAAAGACCCACTAAAAAAGACAGTGAATTTTTAGCGATTTTAGACTCAGTGCGCGAATTAGCCATTCAAATTATCAAAGAAAATCCAAATATTCCCAGCGAAGCAACCTTTGCGATCAAAAACATTGAAAGTCAATCGTTTTTAATCAATTTTGTGACTTCGAATATGAGTTTATCAGTCGAGGAAAAGCAAGGTTTGTTGTCGATCAATTCTTTGAAAGAACGTGCGCTTGAGACCCTGAGGTATATGAATACTGAATTGCAGAAACTTGAATTGAAAAATAATATTCAATCCAAAGTTCGATTCGATTTAGACCAACAGCAACGGGAATATTTTCTGCATCAGCAGATGAAAACCATTCAGGAAGAATTGGGTGGTGTTTCGCAAGAAGAGGAAATGGACGAAATGAGTGCCAAAGCCAAAACTAAAAAATGGGATGAGAAAACGCAAAAACATTTCGAAAAGGAATTGTCTAAAATGCGCCGAATGAATCCACAAGCGCCTGATTTTGGTATACAAAGAAATTATTTAGAATTATTTTTAGATTTGCCTTGGGGCGAATATTCGAAAGATATTTTCGATTTGAAACGAGCTCAAAAAATCCTGGATCGAGAGCATTTCGGATTGGAAGAGGTCAAGAAAAGAATGATAGAGCATTTGGCTGTTTTGAAATTGCGAAATGATATGAAGTCCCCAATAATCTGCTTGACAGGTCCTCCGGGTGTGGGTAAAACCTCTATTGGAAAATCAGTTGCTGAGGCTTTGGGTAGAGAATATGTGAGAATTTCATTGGGAGGTTTACGGGATGAAGCAGAAATTCGCGGACATAGGAAAACCTATATCGGTGCTTTGCCCGGAAGAATTATTCAAAGTTTGAAAAAGGCAGGTACCTCCAACCCGGTTTTTGTTTTAGATGAAATCGACAAATTATCCAATAGCCGTCAAGGGGATCCTTCCTCGGCTTTATTGGAGGTTTTAGACCCAGAACAAAACAATTCATTTTATGACAATTTCCTTGAAATGGGTTACGATTTATCGAAAGTGATGTTCATTGCAACTTCGAATAATATGGCCGAAATTCAGCCTGCATTACGCGACAGAATGGAAATCATCAAGATGTCCGGTTATACTATTGAAGAAAAGATAGAAATTGCACGCCAGCATTTGTTTCCAAGACAATTAACAGCACATGGTTTGACAACCAAAGATTTGTCTATTGGAGTGAAACAACTGGAAAAAATTGTCGAAGGGTACACCCGTGAATCCGGCGTTCGTGGTTTGGAAGCAAAAATTGCCCAAGTAATCCGAAATGCGGCCAAATCTATCGCTATGGAAGAGGAGTACAATAAGAAAGTGACCAATGAAGATATCGTTCAAGTTTTGGGAATTCCAAGATTGGAACGTGACAAATACGAGAGCAATGATGTGGCAGGAGTAGTAACGGGACTAGCGTGGACTAGTGTTGGTGGCGACATCCTTTTCATTGAATCCTTGATTTCTCCTGGCAAAGGGACGATGACCATCACCGGAAATTTGGGTAATGTTATGAAAGAATCGGCAACGATAGCGTTGGAGTATATCAAAGCTAATACCGAGTTGCTGGGGCTAAATCAAGAAACATTGTCTAAGTACAACATCCATCTTCACGTTCCGGAAGGTGCCACGCCTAAAGATGGTCCAAGCGCAGGAATTGCTATGTTGACATCCTTAGTTTCGGTTTTAACGCAAAAGAAAGTGAAGAAAGGTTTGGCAATGACTGGTGAAATTACTTTACGTGGAAAAGTGCTGCCGGTTGGTGGAATAAAGGAAAAGATTTTGGCTGCCAAAAGAGCCAACATCAAAG is part of the Flavobacterium nackdongense genome and encodes:
- a CDS encoding MFS transporter, producing the protein MKALEKGSKKLLNAWAFYDWANSVYPLVISSAVFPIFFESLFSDRSHYIEVFGLNLKNSALISFVTAAAFLVVAFISPLLSGIADYVGNKKSFMKFFCYMGALSCMGLHWFSLENIYIGLFFYFFGLVGFWGSLVFYNSYLPDIAFPEQQDKISAKGYSLGYIGSVVLLIVNLAMIMKPSLFGILGSSGEAAMKAMRYSFIMVGVWWILFSQYTYYYLPKGNKNQNQKVTKDTIFNGFKELKKVWALLEDNLALKRYLGSFFVYSMAVQTVMIVATYFGAQEIAWSSKEESTTGLIICILLIQLVAVLGAFLTSRASAKFGNIATLIVINIFWVLLCSVAYFIVLPLHFYIMASLVGLVMGGIQSLSRSTYSKLLPETEDTASFFSFYDVAEKIGIVIGMCVYGIIDQITGSPRFAIVFLAVFFIIGVLLLKRIPKNKMVN
- the lon gene encoding endopeptidase La; this encodes MSNHKIHTLDNLSLHEFDSETELIPLLTPEDEEEMNNEDLPDTLSILPLRNMVLFPGVVIPITAGRDKSINLINDAYAAGKIIGVVAQKNEEVEDPSQNDIYSIGTVARILRVLKMPDGNVTVILQGKKRFQIDSIVSETPYITSNITAVAEKRPTKKDSEFLAILDSVRELAIQIIKENPNIPSEATFAIKNIESQSFLINFVTSNMSLSVEEKQGLLSINSLKERALETLRYMNTELQKLELKNNIQSKVRFDLDQQQREYFLHQQMKTIQEELGGVSQEEEMDEMSAKAKTKKWDEKTQKHFEKELSKMRRMNPQAPDFGIQRNYLELFLDLPWGEYSKDIFDLKRAQKILDREHFGLEEVKKRMIEHLAVLKLRNDMKSPIICLTGPPGVGKTSIGKSVAEALGREYVRISLGGLRDEAEIRGHRKTYIGALPGRIIQSLKKAGTSNPVFVLDEIDKLSNSRQGDPSSALLEVLDPEQNNSFYDNFLEMGYDLSKVMFIATSNNMAEIQPALRDRMEIIKMSGYTIEEKIEIARQHLFPRQLTAHGLTTKDLSIGVKQLEKIVEGYTRESGVRGLEAKIAQVIRNAAKSIAMEEEYNKKVTNEDIVQVLGIPRLERDKYESNDVAGVVTGLAWTSVGGDILFIESLISPGKGTMTITGNLGNVMKESATIALEYIKANTELLGLNQETLSKYNIHLHVPEGATPKDGPSAGIAMLTSLVSVLTQKKVKKGLAMTGEITLRGKVLPVGGIKEKILAAKRANIKEIILCHENKSDIDEIKPKYVEGLTFHYVKEMSDVLAIAITDQKVKNAKKI